From Plasmodium malariae genome assembly, chromosome: 8:
TTTTAGAGATAAAATATTCGTAAAATTTCTTTGATCTGTTTATCTCTTTCATTCCAcctattaaatatattcatttaaatgaAAGCATTACCTACCACTGGAACAATGAACAATGCCGTATTTGTGATATTACATCCCTCTTACTAGGAAAAGGTTGTATACTTTGTAGCATATCCTTTTGTAGATAatgaattttaaaataaaaagtaaggGGTAAAAACTTTGCATTACCTGGATAAGCTTGTTCACTGGCATAAAAAGGGAGTTATTACGCCATACACACttatatagttatatttatgcatgtatgtatgtatgtacgtacgtaCGTGCTTACATACCTAGGCACTATGAACGTGTAACTCGAATTTATATGCAccttcgaaaaaaaaaaaaaatatattaacaagtCAGCAAAAGAACAAATGTTCGCATATTTTTGCAACAGTACGAAATAGGTAACAGAAAAAGCATACAAAAGGCAAAGGATTGGAACATTGAACACTTTTCTCattgctttttttaaattgtgtaaatatgttaaaaaagaagaaaaaatagtacATGTACCATAATGAAcaaattttgcatatttacaGGATTATATATCTTGTTTTTTAACGTAtgcaataatataattgaaaactccacattttatgtaaattccTACGCTCAAAAGAGAAGTATAGTATACAATAATAACACAAAGAGATACCATAACAATTAtctacattatatatataatttgtgtaataataacaaaaggCGAAAAGAGTACTCTGTAAAAATTTGTACACATAATTTTGGTAAAACATACCCCGAcaacagaaaaaatatttttttaagaaaaaaaccTGCACAAGCAAGGAAATTGAACAAAAAAAGGCatagaatatttttcttctccAAAGACGGCTATACGCGTAATTGTTATGATAAAAGTAAAGGAATAAaaggggggaaaaaaaaaagatatataaacattaatataaatataaaaaaaagtaaaataacaaaatgcGATGTATCAAccaatttttcattttatcttGATGGGGAAAAACACACAAatgaggaaaaagaaaatgtcAACGTTTATGTTGAAAAGGGCAATATCACATCATCTAATCAGATAAAGAAAAGGGATGAAGACGGAAGAGAAGCACATATTGAAAATGTGCACGGGGAGAGTAGTAACTCATTGAGTGAAAAAGTAAATGATTATATTAGTCCAAAACGTGAagaagaaatggaaaaacatgaaatgaaagaagaaaataaggTTAGTGGTGAGCACATGCACCCGAATGACAACTTGTTGAAACCAAGTGAAAgtaatgaagaaaatttaaataaagcaATAAAAAAGGCTGAAGAGTATATTAAGGGTAAACAAGATAacataatagaaaaaagagaaatgaataaaaaaaaaaaagtaatagaAAACTTGAAGGGTGATGATGTGTTTACAGATAAATTCCTAGATCTAAGTATGTACgatttattaaaacatgtatataaaaagaatatatatgtgagcTCAAAAAATTTAGTAGACGATATTTGCAAGTggttgaaaaatatttatactagCTATTTAAAATCAGaggaggaaaagaaaaaaaagaaagtgaAGAATGGGGAAGGCACTGCAAATGGGAAGAAACTGATAGTAGAAAAAGACATATCTGACAATTATAGCAGAGAAAGAAAGGAAAGATATTTTAACAACTTCCGCTTAGAACAGTCGGACGGGGAAgataatgatgatgatgatgatggtGGTAGTGGTAGTGGTAATGATGACGAAACGCTGAAGGCACAGCTGCAGTCATTAAAATTGTACAACAAGAAAAACCTAAGCAAGTATTTCTACTCATTTAATAGGGGCAATATCCTGAAGCAGGTAGTTACTGAGGGGGAGGAGGAACAAATGGAAGAAGGGGAAAAGCAAAAGGACAAAAAAGGGGAAGTTAGACTATATGATGATAAGGATAAAAAATTGGATGAAGAGATAGAAAAGGTGTTGTCAAATCCAATATTTGATTATGATACAAATTTGTATATTGATAAGAAAAGATATATGAAATCAAATGTAACGATTGAGTTTAACATTTATGATTCATATAAAGACCgtgtaattttaaataataaaaatactaatTCGACTATGCTTGAATTTCCTTTGATGTATAGTCATAGTATTATACAGAAATGTATTCTTactatgaaaaaattagagaaagctattttttacattaacaATTCTTTACTGTTCAGAAATTTTACATCAAATAGTGAACCAACAAATGATGAAGATAGAAATGTATATGATGTTATAACTAACGAAAATTGGattaaaatggaaatatatcTGTGTAATATTTATGGAATTAATGAAAGGTGGGAAGGTATAACCCCTGATATGTTTACTGATGAAGAAAAAgctaattcttttttaaaagaatattccTTTGACTCATCTAACAATATTATAGGTGTTTCTACCCAGGGAAAAGGAACACCTGTACATGAATCTAGTGGGAAAACTCAAATCGAGTCCACAAGCACAGCTGACAAGGGGGAAATTACCCAAGTGGAAGATGCAAATAGAGATCAGagtaacaataaaaatgataatccAAAATTATCTATGGAAGGTTGTGACTTAGGGAAGGagggagaaaaaaagatagaaggacaagaaaaaaaaattagcgaAAAAAGAGCAGAGATAATAAGGAGAAGTGAAGaatatgaaacaaaaaaagaactgGAAATAAAAACTGactttttaatgaaaaaattagaaaacgAAATGAAATATGATCCAAACCATTACATGTGGCAAGATTTATATCCACAATTAGGTGAACATGATAAGCAAAAAAcagataaatattttgacagtctaaaaaaagaaatgagtGAGCATCGATTTAGTAGAGGATATacagataatataaaaaacaagcAAAGTTTAAAAGGTTATGATATAGGAGAAAAAATTGAAGGAAAAGCAAAATATTATGTGTGGCAAGAAACTATTCATTccttttgtttatatttccCATTACGACcatacgtaaaaaaaaaagatatcaTTGTTGATATGGacaataacttttttttcctttctatTCTTAATCGAACTATTATTAAagacttttttattaaacctATAAACTCCTCTGATTCTATATGGTCATTGAGTGATAATGAAGAGGCTAATAGTATTAGAAAGAAACATTCCGATGAATTTCCTGTATATGAATTAACCAGTTCGGATGATCAGGAAGTACacaaaatgatgaaaacGAAATTCTGCCtaatatacaatatttaCAAAGACAACAATCACAAGTACATGTGGGGATCCGTATTTAAGGCATCCTAGAATAGGGAAGCAGAAGTACCTTCGTTGTTCTTTTACCTGTGCATATCGTGGTTTATCCTGTTAGTGATACCATTTTTTGAGCCCCCATTATGTTGTAGTTTAACCTGTTAGTGAAACCATTTTTTATAGCCCCTACGTatcatccttttttttaacctctgagagattttttttttttttccccttttttctCCCCCTTACTATTATCATTCGTGGCCCATACCATTGTTGACGTTtctttgtaaatttttttcaaataaagaACAACTTTCACattattgttgttactgTTTCTATTCTTGCAATTGTTATTGGAGTACGTAGGGGTCCTTCTAAGAGTACCACCTTATGCAAATAGTTTTACGAAAACAAGCGCAGTATTGGATgtacttatatgtatatgtatatatacgcacgtatgtatgtaaaacGAAAAACCCCGCACGACTTTGTAAACATTCATAAAGCTCTCTCCATGTAGGGACACGTCATTACGTGTACCTAAATGCACGCATGTGAAAAGAAtaagttcatttttttttttttttttttttttttttttttttttttttgaaagaaAGTGATCTATATAACCATACACTGTTGCAAAGCCCTTACTCACCATTCGATTGCCAAAATATGATGACGCTCTTTTTTTTACGGAGTCCAAATGCAAGCGTTGGGTTTGTACAAAGGATCTGCTCTATAATACGAAATGTCAATATCCTGAAGTAGAGTATTATATGTAGAATCATCGTGGTGGGTTTTATATGGAACCATATTAAGGTTAAGTTCAGTACTGTTTGAGGTGCTAATGTTAGTGGAACATTTACCTGATATACTTTCATCTGTTTTGAGACCATCTATCTCTTTTACATCATTTAAGAATTCTAAATAGTATTCATGTGTTTTTGCTATCAAGTCTTCactttcctttttattgtataattttttagataTGATGTTTAACACTTTCGATTCAGCCATTTTGTATGAACGGAACCATTCCAGCAGTAGGCTTAGCGTGTAGGGGTAGTACTTTTCCACGTCCTCCAGGCTGTTTATCTTTTCGAAATTACTGTCTTCCTTCTGTTATGTAAATGGGTGTTATGTAAATGGGTGTTATGTAAATGGGTGTTATGTAAATGGGTGTTATGTAAATGGGTGTTATATAAATGGGTGTTATATAAATGGGTGTAATAACGAGGAAAACGACATGCCTAAATGAAACATAGAGCTATTTGTGCATTTTTCCTTTCATACATTAATCGCTATGATTTTCCAATCCAGCTGCCCCTCATCGATTAGAGTGAACGCGCCTAAAACCTTTtccccaaaaaaaaaaaaaaaaaaaaaaaaaaaaaaaaaaaaaattaattaataaatgagCGCATACACGACTGGATAATAAACGGATGTATAAGGACCAGAGGGAGGGGACCAGATAACAAAACGCTTTTCCCTCCCTTTTTAGCAAAAAGACTGAGTCATTTTCATCGCTCTTTCCATTTACACATACCTTAACAGGAACGACCTGTCCCATTTTGAGACTATTTTTCCCTATGTCAACTATGTCCAAAGGATCATCATCACCAGTAAAAAATAGCTGTTGATTGTTATTGGTTTGGTAGGTGTAAATATGTTTAGGGTACTCATAAGTCCTAGGTAAGGCTCCATAATTCCAATATATAgaattatgataataacGTAGTTTACCTTTCTTTGTATcttgtttaattatattaaatttttcatttaactttatttctaattttatataattatatttggaTATTTCAACGATCATATTATATGTCCCATCTTCATTCATTAAATCAATATGATGCCATGGGGATATAGGGACAAAAtcattatttactttttgtaaatatgttatatgaaaattatcttcatttatttgattacaatatttaaccatatatgttttattattatttataaatatattatttcttttatcatataaatttaaatttgaaaaaatattagaaataatattattattatgaaaatttaaattaacttttacttctttatttGTTTCAATGAAATAATCATTCTTCTTATCCTTCATTTCTCCCCTgtcattttcatatataactCCAGAGCTGctcatttttcttcttttcaaATTGGTTACTACGTTTTTCTAAAGAGgagagtaaaaaaaaaaaaaaaaaaaaaaaaaaaaaaaaaaaaggtaaatacaaaaaggtaaatacaaaaaaggtAGACACAAAAGAGTTCTACAAAAACACAGATAAAAATTTCTCTTTGCTTCTGTTCTGTTGATCCGCTTcgtaaaaggaaaagaagcTCTCTATTCATGCACGCGTGTTTCATTAAACCCCCTTGGCGCTACACACACacaatacatatacatttatatatacatgtacatatacatatacatttatatatacatgtacatatacatatacatttatatatacatgtacatatacatatacatttatatatatatatatatatgctatacttatgtatgtattttttttttttttttaaacgtGCAAAAAACAAAGGCGTATTGAGTGAGCTGCAAGTGCGTAgacacgaaaaaaaaaaaaaaaaaaaaaaaaaaaaggggggcTCAAATGAGCGTATGTGTtcgcgtatatatatttacatatacatatatgtatatacacatatatatacatgcacatatataaatatgtacgtGTATATGCGTGCAGGTGTTTGCCAGGATGAGGTTATTCGCATGCAAATgcaaaagataaaaatacggaaaggaaaaaaaaataaaataaataattaagaaaatatatgaataaatgaacaaatgaataaacgaacaaatgaacaaatgaacaaatgaacaaatgaacaaatgaacaaatgaacaaatgaacaaatgaacaaatgaacaaatgaacaaatgaataattaaatgaatgATCAAATAAATAAGGATATATAATGAACCGTTAAACGTTCTGGATAAAATAACTTGACGCCCTGTGGAAAAACTATGAAAGGAGGTAAGTCTCccgttataatatatttctgtaCATAAGTATGCGtcttacatatacatgtatgtatgtatgtatgtatgtacgtatgtacgtatgtatgtatatgcatatgtacacaaatatgtatatataaatatgtatatataaatatgtatatatgtacatacctgtatatatataaacatgtacatgtgtataatcatgtatgcatgtatgctCACCTGTTCATACAAGTATGCATTAACATATGCTCAAATGTCAGTCCATGCAAACTTGAACATTTGCAAAAAAtagtttattattattacaaaatataaacgtTAACACACACAtcgttaatataaaaaatttgtaactAGCTTCATAAAAATcgggaaaaaaatttatatttcgGGGGGAATGGGAAGCATAATATTTGGCTATTCAAATGTTAATGAATAAACGAATGATCAAATGGGTACAAACTCAAGCGCActtgcacatatatacatatatatatatatatattaggtatatatgcatgtatgtgtGCATTCACATATGTAGGTATGTATTcgcgtatgtatgtgtgtattcatatatgtatgcacatatgtagGCATGTATGCAAGTGCGTAAGTTATTTATTCAGAGTCAAATTCATTTGTATATGAATACCTTTTACAGTATAAAAATTCtattaaagataaaaattaaacaacATAATGCTCTTTTTGCATTTCTTcttaatgtaatatttaaatctttttatttttattttttattttttattttttttattttttattttttatttttatttttattttttttttttgttttactttgttttgtttcgctttattttattttcgttGTACATTTCAAGTATGTTCAGCTCAAAGACCATTTGcatacatgcacatacaACATCTTAAttgaaagaaataaaaatattagtcGCATGGGTGTATGAGTGTATGCGTGTGAGTGTATGAGTGTATGAATGTATGAGTGTATGCGTGTGAGTGTATGAGTGTATGAATGTATGAGTGTACAAGTAAATAATTGAAcgaatgaataaaaattttcaagcAATAAGAAAATGtcagcatatatatacatattccaATGTAAAGAGGATACAAATGTTTTTATCCCTCTTGAAATATCTCTACTTTCTGCGTTATGCCTCACGTATAATTTTGCTCACTCATTATTGCTCATTGTACACTACtcactttaattttttaataaacaaaataatatacatatatattgatatatgcacatacgtatatatatatatatatatatatatatatatatatatatatatatatatatatatatatatatatatatatggtatatatatgctgtATTACTTACATGTATGCTTTTATTATTCCTACTCACACACATGTATACACTTGCCATTGGCACCGAAAAAAGCTAATTTCGTATCAAACGagctcaaaaaaaaaaaaaaaaaaaaaaaaaaaaaggcataaTTCTTTTTAGCTATTTAAAATCTTCTAGTatgataaatttaataaaaaaataaaaatagaataagaCCTTTCATCTTGCATAATATAACACTCATACGAATACATTTACATCACGTAGACGAcgaaaaaatagtaaaataaataaacgcACAGATAAATGCATAAATGGATGCATACATAAACGAATAAACGATTGCTTAAATggataaatacataaacgaataaatgaatgcgcaaatgaatgaatgcataaatgaatgaatgcaTAATAAATGGATGAATACATAAACGAATAAATGAATGCATGAATACATAAACGAATATATGAATGCATGAATACATAAACGAATAAATGAATGCATGAATACATAAACGAATATATGAATGCATGAATACATAAACGAATATATGAATGGATGCATAAACGAAGAGGAacagaataaaacaaaataaagtgCAACTTTAGTAAAAGAATTCTGCTATTTTTGCCTTCCACTTATATACAACATAATGGATGAAATGTACATGAACGTAAGTGAACTGTTCTTGTCCCTCTTAAAACATAACGAAATGTAAGACATATTTTCTACATAATATTGGACCATCCGCtcattaatttgtttatttccTTATTCATTTCGagtttttttagtttttttaatttttttaattatttacttgTAAACCCGTTTCAATGAAGAACTTCATCTTCATGGGTGTCAGCACGTCCAGCCCTTTTAGTATATTGCCAATtcctttgaaaaaaaaaaaaaaaaaaaaaaaaaaaaaaaaaaaaaaaaaaaaaaaaaagaaagaaaaataagaaaaagataataaaataggaggaaataataattaagtgaaaaaaaaaaaataataaaataaaaataaaaaggtgGGGAGAGGGGAAATAAACTCTTATTCACTTGTTAAACTACACACAAACAATTTTCCTCATTCGGTGAGgcgttatatatatttatttattttatttgtttattttatttgtttattttatttgtttattttatttgtttattttatttatttatatatttatttattttatatgttttttttttttttttatatttattttatttttattttattttttttcgtgtgtgtgtgtgtttgTATGACTAGTAAAATATTCTCGTTCAACTTACCCTCCGGTACGTAAAGAAACATGtgtaaaaaaaggaaaatattcaTTGTAACAATTGTTGGCAATGCTTAATCATGCTATTTGAACTTAACAAAGTAGACTAAAATGCAGATAACTAATGAGAAAAGAAGTGAAATGATGTGAAATGCGGTGAAATACAGTGAAATAAGATacgataaaatgaaataatatacgataaaatgaaataatatacgataaaatgaaataaaatacgataatatgaaataaaatatgattatacgaaataaaattaaataaaagaaaagcaaaaatCATAGATGGTGTTTATTAAATCATGTTTCACCATGAAAGTTTTTCATTGCAATGGCATAAACATATGAGAATCAAAATATATCACCTAGTTGATAAATCAACAAGTTGACGAAAATTGCTCAACCGTTCAGTTCACTAGGAACAAGCGAAATTCCCCGTCATCTTTATTTAGCTCTATTTTACTTtgctctttttcttttttttgctcCATTTCAATCTGCTCCTTATagtatattcataaatatttaatccaaatgatgatattaaaaagagCACAAGgagccttttttttaaaaatactctTGGTATTATGCTACTATATTCCCTCTGTTagtcttcattttttcattttataaaaaaattaattgaaaaggcataaaaaaaaatataaaaaaaaaatataaaaaaaaatatataaataaataaatacatatacatatatatatacatacatatatatatatatgtacatcgGCGGTAGGACTCATATGCTATAGGCTCTTCtctataaatgtatacatatgtgtacatgtacaaTTACCATATTCTTTAAACGAATTATACATCTATATAaaacgcaaaaaaaaaaaaaaaatgggagaAACAAATGCATATTTTCAACTGCtcatattgaaaatttttaaattaatatatattttttgaagcATACGGTtcagcatatatatatattgtgtgTGAATAAGAATTGTATggagaaagaaaaaggaaaaaaagaaaaaatgtttatttgaTCTAAATGTTAAAGGGAAATTGAAAaggcataaaaaaaaaaaaaatacacaaaggcaagaaataaaaaaatttaaactttcacaattttttttgtccattttgcatgttttaaaaaggtaaaaacgTTTTCGTAcgctctatttttttttttttttcttcatttatttcttataatttatttaaaatgtaatgcAGTTTATATTTGATAAGATTACACACTTGAAGAATCTCTTACTTGATAAGATTCTCATCTGGTAAACTTCTCCCCCTGTAAGCTTTTCACCGGGTAGACCTTATAACACAACTTGCACATGCATGCCCGTGTACATACGCACATACGTATAACCTCCGGCAGTGTAACTGTACACACGTACACACAGTGGAGCGAGCAAATGTTCACCTCTCGACAGCTTCTTTAAGACCATATTAAAATGCTAAATGTGCACAAGCGCGGAAAGAGAGAAAAAGagtatttaaataaagaagGCACAAATTGCTATTATTCCAACCTGTCTTTGTTAAGAATTATTGATGAGTGGTGTAACATTGAAGCAAATTCGTATCCCGTTAGAAATgcgaatatattaaaaaagataaaggcagaaataaaaaaatttatatactccaatatattatataaaacaaaagtaaa
This genomic window contains:
- the PmUG01_08039700 gene encoding conserved Plasmodium protein, unknown function, which encodes MNKFCIFTGLYILFFNVCNNIIENSTFYVNSYAQKRSIVYNNNTKRYHNNYLHYIYNLCNNNKRRKEYSVKICTHNFGKTYPDNRKNIFLRKKPAQARKLNKKRHRIFFFSKDGYTRNCYDKSKGIKGGKKKRYINININIKKSKITKCDVSTNFSFYLDGEKHTNEEKENVNVYVEKGNITSSNQIKKRDEDGREAHIENVHGESSNSLSEKVNDYISPKREEEMEKHEMKEENKVSGEHMHPNDNLLKPSESNEENLNKAIKKAEEYIKGKQDNIIEKREMNKKKKVIENLKGDDVFTDKFLDLSMYDLLKHVYKKNIYVSSKNLVDDICKWLKNIYTSYLKSEEEKKKKKVKNGEGTANGKKLIVEKDISDNYSRERKERYFNNFRLEQSDGEDNDDDDDGGSGSGNDDETLKAQLQSLKLYNKKNLSKYFYSFNRGNILKQVVTEGEEEQMEEGEKQKDKKGEVRLYDDKDKKLDEEIEKVLSNPIFDYDTNLYIDKKRYMKSNVTIEFNIYDSYKDRVILNNKNTNSTMLEFPLMYSHSIIQKCILTMKKLEKAIFYINNSLLFRNFTSNSEPTNDEDRNVYDVITNENWIKMEIYLCNIYGINERWEGITPDMFTDEEKANSFLKEYSFDSSNNIIGVSTQGKGTPVHESSGKTQIESTSTADKGEITQVEDANRDQSNNKNDNPKLSMEGCDLGKEGEKKIEGQEKKISEKRAEIIRRSEEYETKKELEIKTDFLMKKLENEMKYDPNHYMWQDLYPQLGEHDKQKTDKYFDSLKKEMSEHRFSRGYTDNIKNKQSLKGYDIGEKIEGKAKYYVWQETIHSFCLYFPLRPYVKKKDIIVDMDNNFFFLSILNRTIIKDFFIKPINSSDSIWSLSDNEEANSIRKKHSDEFPVYELTSSDDQEVHKMMKTKFCLIYNIYKDNNHKYMWGSVFKAS
- the PmUG01_08039800 gene encoding inorganic pyrophosphatase, putative; this encodes MSSSGVIYENDRGEMKDKKNDYFIETNKEVKVNLNFHNNNIISNIFSNLNLYDKRNNIFINNNKTYMVKYCNQINEDNFHITYLQKVNNDFVPISPWHHIDLMNEDGTYNMIVEISKYNYIKLEIKLNEKFNIIKQDTKKGKLRYYHNSIYWNYGALPRTYEYPKHIYTYQTNNNQQLFFTGDDDPLDIVDIGKNSLKMGQVVPVKVLGAFTLIDEGQLDWKIIAINKEDSNFEKINSLEDVEKYYPYTLSLLLEWFRSYKMAESKVLNIISKKLYNKKESEDLIAKTHEYYLEFLNDVKEIDGLKTDESISGKCSTNISTSNSTELNLNMVPYKTHHDDSTYNTLLQDIDISYYRADPLYKPNACIWTP